Proteins co-encoded in one Colletes latitarsis isolate SP2378_abdomen chromosome 2, iyColLati1, whole genome shotgun sequence genomic window:
- the LOC143351437 gene encoding FK506-binding protein 15 isoform X1, with amino-acid sequence MNSGNQLPNLDKIFRADEEVDFLPSRGSNLAAIFGTQVKSSDSHSLPKHQVSKKPNSHRHVAEMPTNKTEVIIAKAVHAFKLQNGVYVLVGTLGMALIGNRATKLYQIILYKTKQEHVSIVTVTHDFLYMIQPNDYSSYYDNNNVNWSILFESSDTCTEFAKEIGLARYFSKNEKIDDVLYQDLSSVNTDVIAKKGDNVSIKYLITSEIVQPFKSNFTALQTMTVHISADDNWEKSLSGSSKGLKRILFLPPNKQISLGPGFPKERDILLEIEIIDIQAQAEIPYSHKITSDKASIISRMAKMGQSMLPKTPTTTTTDSEDTEDDIPHKSPRNKKVESLEKGSQKRYLLQESIEETTRNAHGALKLKGDATVINTSKPFVSTSTFTSQWSPTQIQSNFVTMDGQVYSLQPQSTTPTISSVIDPGLNMLLSETRMTNSELRMGISKIGDNVQKLLDKFHVLELQNATSPVKDKTVLDAALKMLLTMNASYIGEKDNELQKSTDVTVTDNFSELNEMQSRVAILEKELEKTKKCVKNLEDHKESLIQINENLNKNVHELEISLKDTNSVLVKTKKNLEEAKKLNSNYEEQNIILHSKCNTLTSESSIENDSKNREIKHIMNRIYHILLDKFVDESYPTNYIKSTIANTIKNVTLQILHNTSERSNRDQTELMSTKVMENDDSEVTNVELKNADISTSTNQSSKPTGVSENANISVVLPEDEPPPIPLIDIEDDTDWLH; translated from the exons ATGAATTCGGGAAACCAGTTGCCAAATCTCGATAAGATTTTTCGAGCCGACGAAGAAGTGGATTTTTTGCCATCGAGAGG ATCCAATTTGGCTGCTATTTTTGGGACACAAGTTAAGTCATCAGACAGTCATTCTTTACCAAAGCACCAGGTTTCAAAAAAGCCAAACAGTCATCGTCATGTAGCAGAAATGCCTACAAACAAAACTGAAGTCATAATAGCGAAAGCAGTGCATGCATTTAAACT ACAAAATGGAGTTTACGTATTAGTTGGAACACTTGGTATGGCCCTTATAGGAAATAGAGCGACAAAACTATatcaaattattttatataaaacaaaGCAAGAACATGTGTCCATTGTTACAGTGACACATGACTTTTTGTATATGATACAGCCAAATGATTATTCCAGTTATTATGATAACAATAATGTAAATTGGTCAATTTTATTTGAAAGTAGTGATACTTGTACAGAATTTGCCAAAGAAATTGGATTAGCTcgatatttttcaaaaaatgaaaaaatagatGATGTGCTTTATCAAGATTTATCATCTGTCAATACAGATGTAATAGCAAAAAAAGGAGACAATGTATCTATCAAATATTTAATAACTTCAGAAATAGTACAACCTTTCAAAAGTAATTTTACAGCATTACAAACAATGACAGTACACATATCTGCGGATGACAATTGGGAAAAGTCACTTTCAGGAAGCAGCAAGGGGTtgaaacgaattttatttttgcCTCCTAATAAGCAG atCAGTTTGGGTCCTGGATTTCCAAAAGAGAgggatattttattggaaatagaAATAATAGATATACAAGCACAAGCAGAAATTCCTTACTCACATAAAATCACAAGCGACAAAGCTTCAATTATATCACGAATGGCAAAAATGGGCCAGTCTATGTTACCAAAAACTCCTACTACCACCACTACCGACTCTGAAGATACCGAA GATGACATACCACACAAATCACCACGTAACAAAAAG GTGGAATCGTTAGAAAAAGGATCTCAAAAGAGATATCTTTTACAAGAATCTATAGAAGAAACAACAAGAAATGCACACGGAGCATTAAAACTGAAAGGCGATGCGACTGTAATAAATACTAGTAAACCTTTTGTTTCTACGTCTACGTTTACTTCTCAGTGGTCTCCTACGCAAATACAA TCAAATTTTGTTACTATGGATGGTCAAgtgtattcattacaaccacaaAGCACAACTCCAACAATATCGTCGGTGATAGATCCAGGATTAAACATGTTGTTATCAGAAACTAGAATGACAAATTCCGAACTCAGAATGGGAATCTCTAAGATAGGCGACAATGTGCAGAAATTGCTTGATAAG TTTCATGTTCTTGAACTTCAAAATGCTACATCTCCTGTAAAAGATAAAACAGTTTTGGATGCTGCATtgaaaatgttattaaccatgaaTGCATCTTATATTGGAGAAAAGGATAACGAACTACAGAAAAGTACTGATGTTACAGTTACTGATAATTTTAGTGAGCTGAATGAGATGCAAAGTAGAGTAGCCATATTGGAAAAGGAATTGGAAAAGACAAAAA AGTGTGTAAAAAATCTTGAAGATCACAAGGAATCTCTAATacaaattaatgaaaatttaaataaaaatgttcatGAATTAGAGATATCGTTGAAGGATACAAATAGTGTACTTGTAAAAACCAAAAAAAATTTAGAAGAAGCTAAGAAACTTAATAGCAATTACGAGGAACAAAATATAATACTACATTCTAAATGCAATACTCTAACTTCTGAAAGTTCTATAGAG AATGACAGTAAAAATAgagaaatcaaacatataatgaaCCGAATTTATCATATACTGTTAGATAAATTCGTGGATGAATCCTATCCtacaaattacattaaatcaaCGATAGCAAATACAATAAAG AATGTCACATTACAAATTCTACATAATACTAGTGAAAGAAGCAACAGGGATCAAACAGAATTAATGTCTACTAAAGTTATGGAAAATGATGATTCAGAAGTTAccaatgtagaattaaaaaatgctGATATAAGCACTTCTACGAACCAATCGTCTAAGCCAACTGGAGTTTCAGAAAATGCTAAC ATATCGGTGGTACTGCCAGAAGATGAACCACCACCCATTCCTCTTATTGATATCGAAGATGATACAGATTGGTtacattaa
- the LOC143351437 gene encoding FK506-binding protein 15 isoform X2 produces MNSGNQLPNLDKIFRADEEVDFLPSRGSNLAAIFGTQVKSSDSHSLPKHQVSKKPNSHRHVAEMPTNKTEVIIAKAVHAFKLQNGVYVLVGTLGMALIGNRATKLYQIILYKTKQEHVSIVTVTHDFLYMIQPNDYSSYYDNNNVNWSILFESSDTCTEFAKEIGLARYFSKNEKIDDVLYQDLSSVNTDVIAKKGDNVSIKYLITSEIVQPFKSNFTALQTMTVHISADDNWEKSLSGSSKGLKRILFLPPNKQISLGPGFPKERDILLEIEIIDIQAQAEIPYSHKITSDKASIISRMAKMGQSMLPKTPTTTTTDSEDTEDDIPHKSPRNKKVESLEKGSQKRYLLQESIEETTRNAHGALKLKGDATVINTSKPFVSTSTFTSQWSPTQIQSNFVTMDGQVYSLQPQSTTPTISSVIDPGLNMLLSETRMTNSELRMGISKIGDNVQKLLDKFHVLELQNATSPVKDKTVLDAALKMLLTMNASYIGEKDNELQKSTDVTVTDNFSELNEMQSRVAILEKELEKTKKCVKNLEDHKESLIQINENLNKNVHELEISLKDTNSVLVKTKKNLEEAKKLNSNYEEQNIILHSKCNTLTSESSIEFLDLSYIQNDPHKLKFFFRKLLRIRN; encoded by the exons ATGAATTCGGGAAACCAGTTGCCAAATCTCGATAAGATTTTTCGAGCCGACGAAGAAGTGGATTTTTTGCCATCGAGAGG ATCCAATTTGGCTGCTATTTTTGGGACACAAGTTAAGTCATCAGACAGTCATTCTTTACCAAAGCACCAGGTTTCAAAAAAGCCAAACAGTCATCGTCATGTAGCAGAAATGCCTACAAACAAAACTGAAGTCATAATAGCGAAAGCAGTGCATGCATTTAAACT ACAAAATGGAGTTTACGTATTAGTTGGAACACTTGGTATGGCCCTTATAGGAAATAGAGCGACAAAACTATatcaaattattttatataaaacaaaGCAAGAACATGTGTCCATTGTTACAGTGACACATGACTTTTTGTATATGATACAGCCAAATGATTATTCCAGTTATTATGATAACAATAATGTAAATTGGTCAATTTTATTTGAAAGTAGTGATACTTGTACAGAATTTGCCAAAGAAATTGGATTAGCTcgatatttttcaaaaaatgaaaaaatagatGATGTGCTTTATCAAGATTTATCATCTGTCAATACAGATGTAATAGCAAAAAAAGGAGACAATGTATCTATCAAATATTTAATAACTTCAGAAATAGTACAACCTTTCAAAAGTAATTTTACAGCATTACAAACAATGACAGTACACATATCTGCGGATGACAATTGGGAAAAGTCACTTTCAGGAAGCAGCAAGGGGTtgaaacgaattttatttttgcCTCCTAATAAGCAG atCAGTTTGGGTCCTGGATTTCCAAAAGAGAgggatattttattggaaatagaAATAATAGATATACAAGCACAAGCAGAAATTCCTTACTCACATAAAATCACAAGCGACAAAGCTTCAATTATATCACGAATGGCAAAAATGGGCCAGTCTATGTTACCAAAAACTCCTACTACCACCACTACCGACTCTGAAGATACCGAA GATGACATACCACACAAATCACCACGTAACAAAAAG GTGGAATCGTTAGAAAAAGGATCTCAAAAGAGATATCTTTTACAAGAATCTATAGAAGAAACAACAAGAAATGCACACGGAGCATTAAAACTGAAAGGCGATGCGACTGTAATAAATACTAGTAAACCTTTTGTTTCTACGTCTACGTTTACTTCTCAGTGGTCTCCTACGCAAATACAA TCAAATTTTGTTACTATGGATGGTCAAgtgtattcattacaaccacaaAGCACAACTCCAACAATATCGTCGGTGATAGATCCAGGATTAAACATGTTGTTATCAGAAACTAGAATGACAAATTCCGAACTCAGAATGGGAATCTCTAAGATAGGCGACAATGTGCAGAAATTGCTTGATAAG TTTCATGTTCTTGAACTTCAAAATGCTACATCTCCTGTAAAAGATAAAACAGTTTTGGATGCTGCATtgaaaatgttattaaccatgaaTGCATCTTATATTGGAGAAAAGGATAACGAACTACAGAAAAGTACTGATGTTACAGTTACTGATAATTTTAGTGAGCTGAATGAGATGCAAAGTAGAGTAGCCATATTGGAAAAGGAATTGGAAAAGACAAAAA AGTGTGTAAAAAATCTTGAAGATCACAAGGAATCTCTAATacaaattaatgaaaatttaaataaaaatgttcatGAATTAGAGATATCGTTGAAGGATACAAATAGTGTACTTGTAAAAACCAAAAAAAATTTAGAAGAAGCTAAGAAACTTAATAGCAATTACGAGGAACAAAATATAATACTACATTCTAAATGCAATACTCTAACTTCTGAAAGTTCTATAGAG TTTCTAGATCTATCATATATTCAGAATGATCCACATAAATTGAAGTTTTTCTTTCGGAAACTATTAAGGATAAGGAATTAA